A single genomic interval of Cyprinus carpio isolate SPL01 chromosome B24, ASM1834038v1, whole genome shotgun sequence harbors:
- the LOC109049929 gene encoding small muscular protein-like: MSKQPSTNVKALQANLNIPMGALRPGAGPPVKRREDTIDAEEASPVTPEEKKALPGAVKLPGPAVDLSELQNVKSELKWVTKD; encoded by the exons ATGTCTAAACAGCCGTCGACCAATGTAAAAGCCCTGCAG GCTAACCTTAATATTCCGATGGGGGCTCTGCGTCCTGGGGCAGGACCTCCTGTGAAGAGGAGAGAAGATACAATAGATGCAGAGGAG GCATCCCCAGTGACCCCAGAGGAGAAAAAAGCCCTGCCTGGTGCTGTGAAACTACCGGGCCCCGCCGTCGACCTTTCCGAGCTCCAGAATGTAAAGAGTGAACTCAAATGGGTCACCAAGGACTAA